A portion of the Acidobacteriaceae bacterium genome contains these proteins:
- a CDS encoding glycosyltransferase gives MKSLCVVTPVFNDWISFAILLKNLDKLASETGLSIKVCAVDDGSSEPVEVLLDRLPRFQSLKAVDIVHLGVNIGHQRAIAVGLCTVVEQNACEAVVVMDADGEDMPEAIPRLLNAAKDSESFCVVAQRRRRTEALVFRTSYILYKMLFLVVTGRKISFGNFSVMSISQARRLTLVSELWNHLPSAILRSRIPITQVPVDRGYRYDGKSKMNFVSLIVHGLSGISVYADAIFVRLLLLSVIFAGGTVLAIFAVTALRFFMPQHATPGWATEVSFGMIILLSQIGLTALSSILMLLNSRVQRQVLPRLDYKPYVLSIRNLFTN, from the coding sequence ATGAAGAGTCTTTGCGTCGTCACACCGGTCTTCAATGATTGGATTTCCTTTGCAATTCTGCTGAAGAATCTGGATAAACTTGCCAGCGAAACCGGGCTTTCGATCAAGGTGTGCGCGGTCGATGATGGCAGCAGTGAGCCTGTAGAGGTCCTGCTGGACCGGCTTCCCCGGTTCCAGTCCCTGAAAGCTGTCGATATCGTTCATCTCGGCGTGAATATTGGCCACCAACGCGCCATCGCAGTAGGGCTCTGCACGGTCGTGGAGCAAAACGCATGTGAAGCCGTTGTAGTGATGGATGCCGACGGCGAAGACATGCCAGAGGCTATTCCCCGGTTGCTGAATGCGGCTAAAGACTCTGAGAGTTTCTGCGTAGTGGCGCAGCGACGACGGCGCACAGAGGCGCTCGTCTTCCGCACCTCATACATCCTCTACAAGATGCTGTTTCTCGTTGTGACGGGAAGAAAGATTAGCTTCGGAAATTTTTCGGTGATGTCGATCAGTCAGGCACGCCGTCTCACGCTCGTTTCGGAACTCTGGAACCATCTACCTTCCGCGATCCTGCGCTCGCGCATCCCCATCACGCAGGTTCCTGTAGACCGGGGCTATCGCTATGATGGCAAATCAAAGATGAACTTTGTCTCACTGATCGTGCATGGACTAAGCGGTATCTCCGTCTATGCTGATGCGATCTTTGTTCGCTTGCTGCTGTTGTCGGTGATCTTCGCCGGTGGCACTGTGCTTGCCATCTTTGCAGTAACAGCACTTCGTTTCTTTATGCCGCAACATGCCACACCAGGCTGGGCAACAGAAGTGAGCTTTGGCATGATCATTCTGCTCTCCCAGATCGGTCTCACCGCACTGTCGTCCATCCTGATGCTGCTCAATAGTCGCGTGCAGCGGCAGGTATTGCCGCGCCTGGACTACAAACCTTACGTTTTGAGCATTCGAAACCTCTTCACGAACTAA
- a CDS encoding pyrroloquinoline quinone-dependent dehydrogenase gives MRLLSPRLLGCLFSLSCFAMNAAAQAHPSPHADWPTYGGDAGGQRYTAATQITPANLQKLKPAWTFHTGVLTQNRPGLAGSSFEATPILFHGSLLLTSPFDEVFSLDPATGKALWNFDPKLGDVSSAGILTSRGVAAWPLATDDAPLPANAAACSARVFVATMDARLMALDAATGKPCLDFGKQGTVSLLGDVGYKPHDPYFMTSPPTVVSDAVIVGSGIGDNRRVDIESGLVRAFDARTGKLLWKWEPLPWADRQKLRTGAGNAWSVIAADPEHNLVFVPTGAPSPDFYGGLRPGDNRDANSVVALDASTGRRVWGFQVTHHDLWDYDVAAEPLLFTWHGPDGKQNVPAIAINTKQGMVFELNRLTGEPLFPVDEKPVPKTDVPGETSSPTQPFQRVDSLAPLTIPGEDMLGMNAADNTECRQILSGLRYEGIYTPPTLGGSLQFPGNLGGVNWGSASVDPQTDVLYANTNRYAFIVQLQPRQTALDEYFSHWENPLYTFGGLALVLILGVGMVRRRSIYPGTTAMVLCVVVFGGAAIAFLVLNHQDQVALHQRSHSNTEHFGYEHSAQDETPYSIIRKPFRTAAGHPCAVMPFGTLSALNLNTGKLVFSSTLGTLNHIQPKTGTITLGGSLITASGLAFAAATREPLLRAFDSHTGSELWSAPLPVPAQATPMSYTWHGKQYVVIAAGGHGGFGTPIGDSLMAFALE, from the coding sequence GTGCGCTTGCTTTCCCCGCGTCTTCTTGGTTGTCTGTTTTCGCTTTCCTGCTTTGCGATGAACGCAGCCGCACAAGCGCATCCCTCCCCCCACGCCGACTGGCCTACTTACGGCGGCGATGCAGGCGGACAGCGCTATACCGCCGCGACACAGATCACGCCAGCCAATCTTCAGAAGCTCAAACCCGCATGGACGTTCCACACCGGCGTGCTGACACAGAACCGGCCGGGCCTCGCAGGCTCTTCGTTTGAAGCCACGCCGATTCTCTTTCATGGCTCGCTTCTGCTCACTTCGCCGTTCGATGAAGTCTTCTCACTCGATCCTGCTACCGGCAAAGCACTATGGAACTTCGATCCGAAGCTGGGCGACGTCTCCAGCGCGGGCATTCTCACCTCGCGAGGCGTAGCGGCGTGGCCCCTCGCAACGGATGATGCCCCTCTGCCCGCTAACGCTGCGGCCTGCTCGGCACGCGTCTTCGTCGCCACCATGGACGCGCGGCTGATGGCGCTCGATGCCGCAACCGGCAAGCCTTGCCTCGACTTCGGCAAACAAGGCACCGTCAGTCTGCTGGGTGACGTTGGCTACAAGCCGCACGATCCGTACTTCATGACCTCCCCGCCGACCGTCGTTAGCGATGCCGTGATCGTTGGCTCCGGCATCGGCGACAATCGCCGCGTGGATATTGAGTCCGGGCTGGTTCGTGCCTTCGATGCCCGCACAGGCAAGCTGCTTTGGAAGTGGGAGCCGCTGCCGTGGGCCGATCGCCAGAAGCTGCGCACCGGTGCAGGCAACGCGTGGAGCGTGATCGCCGCAGACCCCGAGCACAACCTCGTCTTCGTCCCCACCGGCGCACCCAGTCCTGACTTCTACGGCGGTCTGCGGCCTGGCGACAACCGCGATGCCAACTCCGTCGTTGCGCTCGACGCGTCTACGGGGCGTCGCGTATGGGGCTTCCAGGTGACGCACCACGATCTGTGGGATTACGACGTGGCTGCCGAGCCGTTGCTCTTCACGTGGCATGGGCCCGACGGCAAGCAGAACGTGCCGGCCATTGCGATCAACACCAAGCAGGGTATGGTCTTTGAGTTGAACCGGCTAACGGGTGAGCCGCTCTTCCCTGTCGACGAAAAGCCAGTGCCGAAGACAGATGTCCCGGGCGAAACTTCGTCGCCGACGCAGCCGTTTCAGCGCGTGGACTCGCTGGCTCCGTTGACGATTCCCGGCGAGGACATGCTGGGAATGAATGCGGCTGACAACACAGAATGTCGGCAGATTCTCTCAGGGCTGCGGTATGAGGGGATATACACGCCGCCAACGCTCGGCGGGTCGCTGCAGTTTCCCGGCAACCTCGGCGGCGTGAACTGGGGATCAGCCTCGGTCGATCCCCAGACCGATGTGCTCTACGCCAACACCAATCGCTACGCCTTTATCGTGCAGCTTCAGCCACGGCAAACCGCGCTCGATGAGTATTTTTCGCATTGGGAAAACCCGCTCTACACCTTTGGCGGATTGGCCCTGGTGCTGATTCTCGGCGTGGGTATGGTCAGGCGGCGGTCGATCTACCCCGGGACGACTGCCATGGTGCTTTGCGTTGTCGTCTTCGGCGGAGCAGCTATCGCCTTTCTCGTCCTGAACCACCAGGACCAGGTCGCACTGCATCAGCGGTCGCACTCCAACACCGAGCACTTCGGCTACGAGCACAGCGCTCAGGATGAAACGCCGTACTCGATCATCCGCAAGCCGTTCCGCACAGCGGCCGGACACCCGTGCGCGGTGATGCCGTTCGGCACACTCTCCGCGCTGAACCTGAACACGGGCAAGCTGGTCTTCTCGTCCACCCTCGGAACGCTGAACCACATTCAGCCTAAGACCGGCACCATCACCCTTGGCGGATCGCTGATCACAGCCAGCGGGCTGGCCTTCGCCGCAGCGACGCGAGAGCCGTTGCTGCGTGCGTTCGACTCTCACACCGGAAGCGAACTGTGGAGCGCTCCCCTGCCTGTGCCCGCACAGGCAACGCCGATGTCGTACACCTGGCACGGCAAGCAGTACGTCGTGATCGCTGCCGGTGGACACGGCGGCTTCGGGACGCCGATCGGCGACAGCCTGATGGCTTTTGCCCTGGAGTAA
- a CDS encoding DUF3606 domain-containing protein produces the protein MSQDNHEHEQKSKAHQPHAVHEDQHKGPHDPKEINPKLASDIAYWSHELGVSGDKLHELIRVHGTHVDKLRHALQK, from the coding sequence ATGTCCCAGGACAACCACGAGCACGAGCAGAAATCGAAGGCGCACCAGCCGCACGCCGTCCACGAAGACCAGCACAAGGGGCCGCACGATCCCAAAGAGATCAACCCCAAGCTCGCTTCCGATATCGCCTACTGGTCCCACGAACTCGGCGTTTCGGGTGACAAGCTGCATGAGTTGATTCGCGTCCACGGCACGCACGTCGACAAACTCCGCCACGCGCTCCAGAAGTAA
- a CDS encoding PIN domain-containing protein, with protein MNIYLDTCALNRLTDDRSQPRIREELEAIFGVLDAVSLGHIRWIASSAIKFELERKRNPVQRQAALDFLTFASEYVLPTEATFRRAQNLESLGYGAMDSLHLAIAEQAKVDALLTVDDRFLSRAARGEGNPTVPVLNPIDWLRRRRPWRLTR; from the coding sequence ATGAACATTTACCTCGACACCTGCGCTCTCAACAGACTCACCGATGATCGCTCTCAGCCTCGCATCCGCGAAGAGCTGGAAGCGATCTTCGGCGTTTTGGATGCAGTAAGTCTGGGACACATTCGTTGGATCGCCAGCTCTGCAATCAAGTTCGAGCTCGAACGCAAACGCAACCCAGTCCAGCGGCAGGCCGCGCTCGACTTCCTCACCTTCGCCAGCGAATATGTCCTCCCAACAGAAGCCACATTCCGTCGAGCACAGAATCTCGAAAGCCTCGGTTATGGCGCCATGGACTCGCTTCACCTGGCGATTGCAGAGCAGGCCAAGGTGGATGCATTGCTCACGGTTGACGACCGCTTCCTCAGCCGCGCTGCTCGCGGTGAAGGAAACCCAACCGTCCCCGTATTGAATCCGATAGACTGGTTGCGAAGGAGACGCCCATGGCGACTCACACGATGA